The following coding sequences lie in one Rutidosis leptorrhynchoides isolate AG116_Rl617_1_P2 chromosome 4, CSIRO_AGI_Rlap_v1, whole genome shotgun sequence genomic window:
- the LOC139842963 gene encoding uncharacterized protein, translating into MSGGIVSIWDASCFVKERIRCDSNFIIVKGPFVLIGDMNEVRNECDRMGSVFNRNEVDVFNSFITDSDLFEVPLCGRQFTWMNKPGSKMSYIDRALVSENVLSIFPDLRLTSMERGWSDHTPMLLHNLKIDFGPTPFKFYHSWMQYDDLEGVVQSVFEVEGSNGIPFPEKLRIAKGRIKSWIKEKKQTNMSRSKQIIIRLNDIELMIENGQATEEHLQERLSLFQEMASVNKKEDMVTDPNGIKNAFFEFYKKKFEYEPNQSLISDLLPQNRLNEDDCSWLERNVSELEIKEAVWACDSDKAPGPDGFTFLFIKKIWDIIKVDLLRSVTAAFNERKLPFRSSSAFITLVPKVDNPTLIKDFRPISLIGVFYKIVAKLLAIRLAKFIDKIISMEQSAFIAGRQILDGPLVLSELMEWYKLKH; encoded by the exons ATGTCCGGAGGCATTGTTTCTATTTGGGATGCGTCGTGTTTCGTTAAAGAAAGGATTCGGTGTGATTCTAATTTCATTATTGTCAAAG GACCTTTTGTTCTAATTGGTGATATGAATGAAGTGAGAAACGAATGTGATCGTATGGGTTCGGTTTTTAATAGAAATGAAGTTGATGTTTTTAACTCTTTTATAACAGATTCTGATTTATTTGAGGTTCCTTTGTGTGGCCGTCAATTCACTTGGATGAATAAACCTGGTTCCAAAATGAGTTATATAGATAGGGCATTGGTGTCCGAAAATGTCTTATCTATTTTTCCTGATTTGCGCTTGACATCAATGGAGAGAGGGTGGTCGGACCATACTCCAATGCTTCTTCATAATTTAAAGATCGATTTCGGGCCTACTCCATTCAAATTCTACCATTCATGGATGCAATATGATGATCTTGAGGGGGTAGTTCAATCTGTTTTTGAGGTTGAAGGTTCGAATGGTATCCCTTTTCCAGAGAAGTTGAGAATTGCTAAAGGTAGGATTAAATCTTGGATAAAGGAGAAAAAACAAACAAATATGTCTCGTTCGAAACAGATTATTATTCGTTTGAATGATATAGAGTTGATGATTGAAAATGGCCAAGCAACAGAGGAACATTTGCAAGAACGATTGTCTTTATTTCAAGAGATGGCCTCTGTTAACAAGAAAGAAGATAT GGTTACAGATCCAAACGGTATAAAGAATGCTTTTTtcgaattttataaaaaaaaattcgaatatgaacctAACCAGTCTTTAATTAGCGATCTGCTTCCACAAAATAGATTAAACGAAGATGATTGTTCATGGCTTGAAAGGAATGTTTCCGAGTTGGAGATTAAGGAAGCGGTATGGGCTTGCGATAGTGACAAAGCACCGGGGCCAGATGGTTTTACGTTtcttttcataaaaaaaatttggGATATAATAAAGGTTGATTTATTACGTTCGGTTACTGCTGCATTTAACGAACGTAAACTGCCTTTTAGGTCGTCGTCAGCCTTTATTACCTTGGTTCCAAAAGTGGACAATCCGACTTTAATCAAAGATTTTCGGCCTATTTCTCTCATTGGTGTTTTCTATAAAATTGTAGCAAAGTTACTTGCTATCCGGTTGGCTAAATTTATTGATAAAATCATTAGCATGGAACAATCGGCATTTATCGCGGGTCGTCAAATCCTTGATGGTCCTTTAGTTCTTAGCGAATTGATGGAATGGTACAAGTTGAAACACTAA